A genomic region of Rheinheimera sp. MMS21-TC3 contains the following coding sequences:
- a CDS encoding low molecular weight protein-tyrosine-phosphatase yields the protein MFNNILVVCLGNICRSPTAEFLLKQKLPHKHIASAGLQACIHSDGTGWDMDATAKQIAAQNGLISPKHQAQQLNQQLISQYDLILVMEAQQRNIIAKRYPEAHAKTMLLGQWLTNTSSKDIPDPYKKSEEVYQHVYQLIDAAVATWCTKLN from the coding sequence ATGTTTAATAATATTTTAGTGGTATGTTTAGGTAATATTTGTCGTAGTCCAACAGCCGAATTTTTACTTAAACAAAAGTTACCACATAAACATATCGCCTCAGCTGGTTTACAAGCCTGTATTCATAGTGATGGTACAGGCTGGGACATGGATGCCACAGCTAAACAAATTGCCGCTCAAAACGGTTTAATTAGTCCCAAGCACCAAGCGCAACAATTAAACCAACAGCTGATAAGCCAATACGATTTAATATTAGTAATGGAAGCTCAGCAACGAAACATTATTGCCAAGCGCTACCCAGAGGCACACGCCAAAACTATGTTGCTAGGCCAGTGGCTTACCAACACCAGCAGTAAAGATATTCCCGATCCATACAAAAAAAGCGAAGAAGTCTACCAGCACGTTTATCAACTAATAGATGCTGCAGTGGCAACTTGGTGCACTAAGCTAAACTAA
- a CDS encoding polysaccharide biosynthesis tyrosine autokinase, with the protein MQQASNSQNSMQNTSNEIDLARLFGQLLDHKWLIIAITAIFCVVGVSYALLATPIYRADALLQVEKKSTGMPMLGEMGEMFAGESEAATEIEIIKSRMIIGSVVDQLDLTTIATPNYMPVIGGFLARRSPEQDQLIIKQFTVPKKYIGQKLNLAFKDNSFRLSDANYDTVLAGEVGQLATDDDWALHISAANLANTQSYSLTKINRLKAINDWQQLLNVSERGKQTGILTASIQHDNKQLAKNVLNAIAEEYMLQNIQRNAAEAEKSLVFLNQQIPDIKRNLTKAEEQLNKYRLQSKSVDLSLETSGILSQVIEVERQLNELQIKETELSRLYTKQHPSYQSLISQKQTLMAEQAKLTSQIEDLPETQQQVLRLTRDVEVNQEIYLQLVNRMQELNILKAGTVGNVRILDHAETNILPVAPKKSLIVVMATILGGMLAVALVLVRAALNRGIQSADELEDVGINVYASVPLSEQQQAFNKKHRLIGKKNKLAANKALLLAKADPTDLAIEALRGLRTSLHFAMLEARNNIIMVSGPSPAVGKSFISANLAAVLAAGGQRVLYIDGDIRRGYSHLMLHVKNDFGLSDFVADNTKSIEHYKKVVQVTNIPGLDFISRGTAAPNPAELLMHNRMKQLLEQAAKDYDYVLIDTPPILAVTDAAIIGHYAGTSLLVARFDQTPVNEMQHTVQRFEKNGITIKGVILNGVERRASGYQYQYQYGYAYKSDNQS; encoded by the coding sequence ATGCAACAAGCATCCAACTCTCAAAATTCAATGCAAAATACCAGCAATGAAATCGATCTGGCTCGGCTATTTGGCCAGCTGCTAGATCATAAATGGCTAATTATTGCTATTACAGCCATATTTTGCGTAGTGGGTGTAAGCTATGCCTTATTAGCAACGCCTATCTACCGTGCCGATGCGCTTTTGCAAGTAGAAAAAAAATCAACTGGCATGCCAATGTTAGGCGAAATGGGTGAAATGTTTGCAGGCGAAAGCGAAGCTGCAACAGAAATAGAAATTATTAAATCACGCATGATTATAGGCAGCGTGGTAGACCAATTAGACTTAACCACTATAGCCACACCTAACTATATGCCGGTTATAGGCGGCTTTTTAGCCCGCCGTAGCCCAGAGCAAGATCAATTAATTATTAAACAGTTTACAGTGCCTAAAAAATATATAGGCCAAAAATTAAACTTAGCTTTTAAAGACAATAGCTTTCGCCTTAGCGATGCTAATTACGACACTGTATTAGCAGGTGAAGTTGGCCAGCTAGCAACAGACGACGACTGGGCTTTACATATTAGTGCGGCAAACCTAGCTAACACCCAAAGCTATAGCCTAACTAAAATTAACCGCTTAAAAGCTATCAACGACTGGCAACAACTATTAAATGTGTCAGAGCGCGGTAAGCAAACAGGCATTTTAACCGCCAGCATTCAGCATGATAATAAGCAACTGGCAAAAAATGTGTTAAATGCCATAGCCGAAGAATATATGCTGCAAAACATTCAGCGTAATGCTGCCGAAGCAGAAAAAAGCCTAGTGTTTTTAAATCAGCAAATACCTGATATAAAGCGCAATTTAACCAAAGCCGAAGAGCAGTTAAATAAATACCGTTTACAAAGTAAGTCGGTAGACTTATCGCTTGAAACCTCAGGCATATTAAGCCAAGTAATAGAAGTAGAACGCCAGCTTAACGAGCTGCAAATTAAAGAAACCGAACTTAGCCGCTTATATACCAAGCAGCACCCAAGCTATCAGTCGCTTATTAGCCAAAAGCAAACCTTAATGGCCGAACAAGCAAAGCTAACCAGCCAAATAGAAGATCTGCCCGAAACCCAGCAGCAAGTGTTACGCTTAACCCGCGATGTAGAAGTAAACCAAGAAATTTACCTACAACTAGTAAACCGGATGCAAGAGCTAAATATTTTAAAAGCTGGCACTGTTGGCAACGTGCGAATTTTAGATCACGCCGAAACCAATATTTTACCAGTAGCGCCTAAAAAGTCATTAATAGTGGTTATGGCAACTATACTAGGTGGCATGCTAGCCGTGGCTTTAGTCTTAGTACGCGCTGCATTAAACCGGGGCATTCAAAGTGCCGATGAGCTAGAAGACGTAGGCATTAACGTTTACGCCTCAGTGCCACTTTCAGAACAACAGCAAGCTTTTAATAAAAAGCACCGATTAATAGGTAAAAAGAATAAATTAGCCGCTAATAAAGCGCTATTACTTGCCAAGGCAGACCCAACCGATTTAGCCATCGAGGCATTGCGTGGCTTACGTACCAGTTTGCACTTTGCCATGCTAGAAGCCAGAAACAATATTATTATGGTATCAGGCCCCAGCCCAGCGGTAGGTAAAAGCTTTATCAGCGCTAACTTAGCGGCTGTACTAGCAGCCGGCGGCCAAAGAGTGCTGTATATAGACGGTGACATTCGCCGTGGCTACAGCCACTTAATGCTGCACGTTAAAAATGACTTTGGTTTGTCAGACTTTGTAGCCGACAACACTAAAAGCATCGAACATTATAAAAAGGTAGTGCAAGTCACCAATATACCCGGTTTAGACTTTATCTCACGTGGCACAGCAGCACCAAACCCTGCCGAGCTATTAATGCACAACCGCATGAAACAGCTATTAGAACAAGCAGCAAAAGACTACGATTACGTACTAATAGACACCCCACCAATACTAGCCGTAACCGACGCTGCCATTATTGGCCACTATGCCGGCACTAGCTTATTAGTAGCCCGTTTTGACCAAACCCCAGTTAACGAAATGCAACACACAGTACAAAGGTTTGAAAAGAACGGCATAACCATTAAAGGCGTTATTTTAAATGGTGTAGAACGCCGCGCATCAGGTTATCAATACCAGTATCAGTATGGTTATGCTTATAAGTCGGATAATCAGTCTTAA